TGGCTTGGGGTACAATATAATGTACTCCAATGACAAGCGTTTGTACCTTTTTAAACAcgtttcatacattttttcctgAGAGCGCACATTTGATTACAGAGCTGTTTGGTTTTTGTcctcatttgttttaaaatcaacaaCTCTTTTTGATTCCTCTCTATCAACATCTTGGCCGGCTCTTTCCAATAATGTTTGAAAAACCTGTACTGTGTGTTCCAGGTGTAAGAACACAAGGACAAGTGGACTTTCAGAAACTCAAATTGGAAATAACATGTTAACACTCCTTCCAACAGTTGTTTTTGCAGTCTACTTCACTTTGCATTACTCAGGCTATTTGCTTAGCAGATACGGCTAAATGTCTCATcccaacagcacagcactggggcattggtttttatttgaccagagggaagatcgcctcctactggcccaccaataTAACCTCCGGTGGAAACTTGGGCCTtatagtctggtatctgttaaagcagtGTTCTAGtgcgtggatgggccccacagtgtGGTGTCAAATCTGCTCAGTGCCAGTGcccgtgccagtgccaactaCGGCTGGCACAGCTGGCGCTAGCGTCGCCCCGGGATACGGGAGGGCTTCGGTCGGTCACGATGACAGCGTGTCATCGTGCGCCAGCGGCCTCGGCCGGTCGGTCGGGCGTTGGCGGCCGGCCAGCGCGCGCGAGCCAAAGCTGCGGTGTGATAAGAAGCAGCTGCTACGCTAATGCGCCGCGCGAGAGAGCGCAGGCTCGTGTGCACTCCCTCAGATCGATACAGGAAGCGGTGGAAATGGACACTGATGAATATGAGTGGGCACTGCGAACTGGGAGCTGAAACAGCAGGAAATCACTCTAACAGAGTACGACAACTAATAATGGACGCTAACTTCATTTGTAGAGCGAGATCGTTTCCTACCAGCTGCTCAAAGCAGTTTATAAGTATATGTaaggaaaataaacagagcAAAGACAAGAAAGATTGAATACAAAACCCTTTTAATAGttacaagtttttaaaaatgggttttGAAATGCCTAGTCATACATGATTTGACTCCATTAATGTGACTGCAGAAGCGTGTCTATTAAAATAACTTAATGTGTATCAGTTGAATAGACTCTATTAAAGTGAgactttttgaaatgtaaatttggATACCTTCTTTTTTGACTGTGGTACAtcacatgacaaataaaataagtaccTTCAACCAGTTAGCGCATAAATAGACTATCTCTTCGGCAGTAAATATTGTCCCACTGAGTTTTAACATTGTTGTGTGGCCTTAGTGTTGAAGTATGGAGATGGCTGGGGGTCAGTCTGTATGGATGCCTCCTGGTGGTCAGTGGTGTggggtacagacacacagtcatttATAGTGCTTGTCAGTGGTGTggggtacagacacacagtaatTTCTAGTGCTCTGTCAGTGGTGTggggtacagacacacagtcatttCTAGTGCTCTGTCACTGGTGTGAGGTACAGACATGCACAGTCAGTTCTGGTGCTCTGTAAGTGCTgtgaggtacagacacacacagtcagttcTGGTGCTCTGTCAGTGGTATgggatacagacacacagtcagttCTGGTGCTCTGTCAGTGGTGCagggtacagacacacacagtcagtgctgCTCCTATCTCTCACAGAAGGAATACTCTGCCTTGTGGTGCATTATCAGCTTGTTGTTGGCAAAGTAGAAGCTGTCTGACTTGGTCTCAAACGGACTGGCGATCATCTCTTCCACTGTTGGGGGGTCGGAGGTAAGCGGGGGGGTCCGGAGGTAAAGGACATTGTGGGAAACAGGATGAACatgggagggaaggagggaaagggtgggaagatgaagaaagaaaagatatTTAATCTGCTTTTACTGGCAATGACACATTCAGACCTATTTTCAGTAACCATATTTTGTAGCACATGGCAGACTACTTTCTGACAAATGAGTGTGAGCATACACCGACATAtcaacacacacctgtgtgagcGTCCAGCTCAGGTAGGGTGTAAATACTGAGgtaaacacacacctgtgtgcgaGTGAAGCTCAGGTAGGGTGTAAATACTGAGgtaaacacacacctgtgtgagcGTCCAGCTCAGGTAGGGTGTAAATACTgagataaacacacacctgtgtgagcGTCCAGCTCAGGTAGGGTGTAAATACTgagataaacacacacctgtgtgagcGTCCAGCTCAGGTAGGGTGTAAATACTgagataaacacacacctgtgtgagcGTCCAGCTCAGGTAGGGTGTAAATACTgagataaacacacacctgtgtgagcGTCCAGCTCAGGTAGGGTGTAAATGTGCTCGCAGGTATTCCTGCTGTAGGGGATACAGAAGCCGATCTCAAAGTCGAAGGTCTTGAGGAGCTGATCTCTGAAGTAATGCCTCTCTATCAGCCTGAACCTGTTCACAGCCTTCCCCCCTACAGTGAACTCCAGCCTGAGAGAGAAGTGAATAAGTCtttaatacacacagacacacagacacacacacacacggacacacacacacacacacacacacacacacacacacatactcacacatatacaggcacatgcacacaagcacatgtactcatgcatacacacacacacacaccctcacaaatacacatactcacacatatacacgcacatgcacactttcacgcacgcacacagacacacacaacacagcctgTAAAGCATGGTTCAGACAGacgcagagcatgctgggacttACGTGGCTCCGATCTCCCTCAGTGTGAGAAACGCAGGGCTGAAGTGATACTGAATGAACCTTCCGACATCCTGTTCCATCACATCTTTAATTTCTGCAAGagaaatatgtgtgtgcatgtgtgtgtgagcacgtgtgtgtgtgggtgtgtgtgtgtgcgtgtttgtgtgtgcgcgcatttgtgagtgtgtgtgtgtatgtgtgagtgtttgtgtgtgtgtggggttgagcgtttgtgtgtgtgtgtttgtgtgtgcacgtgtgagtgtgtgggcgcatgtgtgtgtgtgagagagagagagagagatgtttagTAATGGAGGCAGCTGGCTGACCGGGCactataatattatataatacaaaacaacttgaaatgtacaaataaaatgagtgaAATTGTAAGTGGTAAatgagggggctgctgggtggctcactcAGTTAAAGCACCCTGCtctggtgcatggatgagcctcaggGACTCGAATGGAATCTAGACCGTGTCAGTGCCGACTATGACAGGTAGCTTTATAGGGCGACATGCAATTGCTGACTGGTACGGGAGGGGTCAGCCAAGGGAGGGATCAGTCAGTTAGGGTCCCacatttcattgctctctagcaccccctgctggttcaTTGTGCACCAATGGACTGCAGGCTAAAACGGATTATGAAGGGTTATGAAGCCGATAGTGAATGGCCTTCCTCATACTCCACTCTATGTGAGCTTATCTGTTGTCTGTGGTATGCAAAGAAGTAGCTGGCGATACCATATGCTTCTGAGGAGAACCATGGATGTCTTTACTCTCCTGAAACGGCAGTGGGGTTCAAGCTATGATGCCGCTGCGATTGCAGATGATTGGCCGTTCCACactaaaatcttttaaaagtgttggataatgcaatgtaatatatctgatatatttcataactttgaaAGTATAAATGCTTTAGTCTGCCAAGAATTGATGTTGTCATATTATATGACAACTAGAGGGCAGTGATGTACCACTGTATTTTACAAAGACTGTCACTTTCAATGCTTGACTGTGCTGCATGTGGGGCACTTTTTAAATTCCAGCTCTGGAACTGTGCAGTTATTGTGCTGAGTTGGGACATTTCATTGGCAGCTGGGAGACTGCAGGTAGCCCAACTGACCAATCATCTGAACCATGACACAGGGACAGCCCAATCAGATGAACCCGAAGGCTAATTGTGGCCTGAATTGAACGGACagacaattttaaaaattacatgtATTTCTGTGGATGTGATAATTTCTTTATAATATTATTGGACATACCTTCCTCATACCCAATTTTCCCTTTCCCtcaaaaaaagatctgaattGACAACCAAGTTAAGCTGAGTCTTCAAATCAGCCTGAGTGCCCAGTTATGTTATGAAGTATCTGGAATTTAAATTTGTGAGTAAATGTTGCTTATGTGCAAAGGTGTTTATAGCATGCATTTTTTCTAGCCACTGTAATATCTGTATATAAGTTGAACGGAATCAGTGAAGTACACTTAATCTCTTAACATGCTAAGCTAGCTCTATGCCCTGAAACTGCTCTTTCAGGCAAACAGGTTTAACATAACATTCTGTAGGAAAAATATGCTTAAATAGATATTTTTCTCAttgggacagacacacacacacgcacacaaacacacacaggtacaaacacacaagcattcaGAGACACGCGCACCTGTCGGACAGTGCCTTTTGAGGTCCAGTATAAGGGCCCCGGAGCCCAAATCTCTGATTTTGAAGCGAGAGAAGGCGATGGTGTAGATGTTGTCCTCCGGAGAGCACAGGTAATCTGctccacaagcacacacataattAAAGCAAAATTTGAGGTGAAACATATCtctgcattttataaaacaaaacaaaagaaaaaaaaaaactcagaagtTCCAAGTTGCTAAAGATATTCCAACGTCTCAGAGGCTACAAGCATCAAACATTTTgggtagagagagaaacaatGACAGTTCAGTGGAAACACGTGTCAGCTTACAATGTTGGCTCCTTCATTGACAAGAACCTGTTATAAACGGTGCGTCCATTACtgccgttggtgtgtgtgtgtgtgtgtgtgtgtgtgtgatttcaccaAGTGGCTTAcagtatataggctatattcatgttatccagctaacttaACTTGAAACCTGAGTTTTTGCAAATTTGGGCTTACGACACTGCTGCCCCGATAACTATTTTGGCTAAAGCAGTGAACTCGCTTCATGAAATCCTGAATTTGTCCCAAAACTTCAACAAACTAATCAGGCTAACTAATCAGGTTAGCTGCTTTGCCATGTCAAACAGGACCCTTGAAATACAGAGGCTGGCTAAATTTGGTGATATTAAACttaaaaattatgcatttcCAAATAGATGAgctaatatattaattaatttaaagaaattacttgattaatgataatgattcaggaatgaaacaaaaactgcaTGTACAGAGGGTTCTCAAAACCACACTTCAAACATAGTGCATGACAATGCGTTTCATTAGTCAGAGctaaaagtgtgtgtgcttgtttttgcaTCATTAAGAGGGATGTAAACTCACCGGAAGTGTAGGCAGTCAGTCTCAGGACATGATTCGGGGTGATGGAGTCATCACTGTCCAAAATGTCTGCCACCTCCCCAGCTCCCTCTCCAGAGATCAGTCCGTTCCATTCTTCCATGTcctgctctccttcctcccctctccctgcctgtccTTCCATCCCTCGTTCCTCATCTATTTCGGTCGAGgcttctccctcttccttgctgtctctctctgttccttccATGTTCTCCATTCCTCATTCTCTCGCAGTCGATCTGTGCCTGTGGGTCATTTACACAAAGCTCACCGAAATCTGGACCAagtcaccctctctctccgtgtTAATAGACTGGAAGGTTCATTGCAGTCAGAGTGTGCAGGCTGTATTCTAGATATCCTCACTATTTCACACTGTCCCTCTGTGACTCATCCAGATTAAATTAATCTGATGCTGTTAATCTGAGTTAATCCCCAATTAACCACAGAGACAAAAGACTACGGTGGCACATGAGGGTCAAAAGACATAGAAGCCTTGTTTATCATACCTAGAGTGCTCTCTGGTAACTaattcacacaaacaaccaaaaacgGCAAAATTTCACCAGAGCACCGGTCACTACCCTTATCATAATCACCAGGCCGGGACACAGCCATAAACAGATGCCAGATTATTACAACGGCCAGTGTCTGGTGTTTTTGCACATTTACTGCTTGGATGCTGTGGTTTTATCTTTATCAACAGCAAGATTAAACAAACCTTATCTTAAGTTCAGACGGGGTTCTTGAGCAGTGTACCTACATTACACTatattataggcatttagcagatgcccttatccagagcaatttgcacaactttttacaaagcatttacattgtatccatttataccgtaggatatatactgaagcaacgcaggttaaataccttgctcacaggtacaatggcagtgtcctacctgggaatggaacctgtgaccttaaggttccttactcattatactacactgctgccccactgcTGTGTACCTGTCTGATAATCTAGATACTCTGTAGTCTGTATGCGAGTGTAATCTAGATACTCTGTAGTCTGAGCGCGAGTGTAATATCATACTCTGtagtctgtatgtgagtgtaatCTGATACTCTGTAGTCTGAGTGCAAGTGTAATATGATACTCTGTAGTCTGTATGAGTGTAATCTGATACTCTGTAGTCTGTATGTGACTGTAATCTTGATACTCTGTAGTTTGTGAGTGTAATCTGGATACTCTGAAGCTTGTGAGTGTAATCTGGATACTCTGTAgcctgtatgtgagtgtaatCTCATACTCTGTAgcctgtatgtgagtgtaatCTCATACTCTGTAGCCTGTATATGAGTGTAATCTGGATACTCTGTAGCCTGTATGTAAGTGTAAATGTCACTTAAAAACTGAGAAACAAGATGAGTCAACTCAAAGTTTCCTTTGTGTCTTTCTCACATCATAGAGCACTGAGAGCACTGGATACACCACATCCTGTCATGCTTTGCAATGTGCAAGAACGGCCCTTAGTTGCCATGGTATCAATCAGTTCCTCTCCTGACGTCAGCCTGGTTGGACGTATAGCGGTGCGgtatttcccagaatgcaacaagTTTGTCTCAAGAAGCAAGTGAAGAAATTATGGACAATACATACAAGACACGTCAAAATGAAAGGGCACAATAAACTGGTACGTGCTGTTCTTTTCGCTATCAGAAGTGTTTGAACTGATGTTGGGGACAGGTGGTTGATGACGGGTCTGTTGGTAGTTATGCGGCTCATATCAAATCCCAGTTTACTGTAAACTCATGACGTACCAGACGGCATTGCTTAATCAGAACAGATTAAGGAAGGAATTAAACATGTTGCTTCTACAAAGGCTGCCAAATGTTCAAAAAATTAAAGcacatagcattacattactACAGACAGAAGCTGTATTGAGCAGAACAACAAAGGAAAAGCAGAACTGAAACTGGGACATAGTAGAGAATCCGTGcgttttttatttgaatgcgaacaaaaacactgaaccaCTAGATGGCGCTACTGGGGATAGTAAGCATTACAaatgcagttcagttcagttttttgcATTCAAGACCAGAATACTGGAGGTAAGTCTCACTTGGTCTTCAgctggaggcatcaggtacagAAACCATTGAGCCCCTCTAATGATCATCCATGTGCAGGTGGCCTTTGCAGGTGCATAGGTGACAGGTGTGCTGCCTGCTGGGTGGGGGTTTAAGTTTTCTGTGGGTCTGCCATCCAGGTGAAATGGTCGCTGTCTGTGGAGCTAAAGCACCTCAGGTGGATGGAAGGTCAGGCTCAGTCTAGGATTCATTACACAGTGATGTATTACACCAGTCAGTAAGGACTCAGTCTGGGATTCATTACACAGTGATGTATTACACCAGTCAGTAAGGACTCAGTCTGGGATTCATTACACAGTGATGTATTACACCAGTCAGTAAGGACTCAGTCTGGGATTCATTACACAGTGATGTATTACACCAGTCAGTAAGGACTCAGTCTGGGATTCATTACACAGTGATGTATTACACCAGTCAGTAAGGACTTAGTCTGGGATTCATTACACTCTGCTGTATTACACCAGTCAGTGAGGACTCAGTCTGGGATTCATTACACTCTGCTGTATTACACCAGTCAGTGAGGACTCAGTCTGGGATTCAttacacagtgctgtattacaaCCAGTCAGTGAATAAGATGCATTTTAGTAATGGCTGCTTCTTCTGTCGCTCACAGATGATGAGGGCACTGTATCTGCTCCTGccatttcctcttctcctcGCCATTCCTGTTTCtgcttcccacaatgcaacggCAGAGCCCCACAATGTGAGCGCAACCGTGACTGTGCAGGGTGTCACAGCTGGTGGGGTGACAGACCAGCTGAATGCTCCGATCACGGAAACAGAGGACTATTCAGCCGCACAAGCACTAGCCTTGCTGGACAGGGAAACGACCAATGCAATAGAGCACAGAGATGAAGGTTTTGAAAGAGATTTCAACAGCCATAACACAACATCAGGAAACTCTTACATTACGGCGAATGTAATAAGTGGGCAGGCAACCCGGGAAGACGGCGCCTGGTACACAACTCCACCAAATCTCAGGACTGAAGAATCACAAAACGATATGACTGGGAAGACTGtatcacacaacacatacaaaaTGGAGTGGCCAACCAAAAGCACCTCGACCACTGATCCTTTTCCCAGCAACACAGAGTTACACAACAACAGTGCTGTCAGAGACGGTGATTTAAATAATACAGCCATATGGGCCGATGATGCGAATACCTCAACGATGCCTCCGCACACTGAGACAGATTTCAACAGCACCGTTACACGCACGTACAGAGACTCATACCCAGCTGTGCATGAGGAGCATGTAACAGACGAATATCCGACTGTGGACAAGGAGAATGTAACAGACTCATATGCAACTGTGGACAAGGAGAATGCAACAGACTCATATGCAACAGTGCATGAAGAGAATGTAACAGACTCATATCCAACTGTGCATGAAGAGAATGTAACAGACTCATATCCAACTGTGCATGAAGAGAATGTAACAGACTCATATCCAAATGTGGACAAGGAGAATGCAACAGACTCATATGCAACTGTGCATGAAGAGAATGTAACAGACTCATATCCAACTGTGCATGAAGAGAATGTAACAGACTCATATCCAACTGTGCATGAAGAGAATGTAACAGACTCATATCCAATTGTGGACAAGGAGAATGTAACAGACTCATATCCAACTGTGCAGGAGGGGAATGTAACAGACTCATACCCAGCTGTGCAGGAGGGGAATGTAACAGACTCATATCCAACTGTGCAGGAGGGGAATGTAACAGACTCATACCCAGCTGTGCAGGAGGGGAATGTAACAGACTCATACCCAGCTGTGCAGGAGGAGAATGTAACAGACTCATATCCAACTGTGCAGGAGGAGAATGTAACAGACTCATATCCAACTGTGCAGGAGGGGAATGTAACAGACTCATACCCAGCTGTGCAGGAAGAGAATGTAACAGACTTGTgtacaaacaagaacaagacaACCCAAGACAAACCATCGTTCCCCTCTGCACACCGCAAACTGATCTGCTTCATCACTTTGTGGGTTCTGGGAGTGACCGCAACAGTCTTCCTATGGGTCACCGTGTTCCTGGGGATTCGACTCTCAatccagaggaagaggaagaggggcgGCGTGGACGAAGAGGAGACGAGAGGAGCGGAGCAACGGGGGATGAGCCTCTGGTTTCGGCCCACAGGGACGGCGGAGGAAAGGGCGGAGTTTTGGTACGCCAACGGGTCCTGCGCCCGTCCGGGAGGCACGGGACCAaacacgcagagagagagaaggaccgGAGAGGGAGACGAAACGAGAAGGAAGGAGAGCGAGACCGAGGACCTCTGGGTCCAGCCCAAAGTGACGCTGGCAGAAATAACTGAGTTTTGGTACGCGCACGGGAAAGTCAAACAGGACGAGGACAGTGAGCaactatgagagagagacaggacgaGCCGCAATAGTTCTGTTTGGATTTAGGAACTACCGTCAGTTTTTTATATatgaaaagttgtgtaaaagttgtgtaagtcgctctggataagattgtctgctaaatgcctgtaatgtaaatg
This genomic window from Anguilla rostrata isolate EN2019 chromosome 17, ASM1855537v3, whole genome shotgun sequence contains:
- the unc119.2 gene encoding protein unc-119 homolog B, encoding MENMEGTERDSKEEGEASTEIDEERGMEGQAGRGEEGEQDMEEWNGLISGEGAGEVADILDSDDSITPNHVLRLTAYTSDYLCSPEDNIYTIAFSRFKIRDLGSGALILDLKRHCPTEIKDVMEQDVGRFIQYHFSPAFLTLREIGATLEFTVGGKAVNRFRLIERHYFRDQLLKTFDFEIGFCIPYSRNTCEHIYTLPELDAHTVEEMIASPFETKSDSFYFANNKLIMHHKAEYSFCER